A window of Fusarium musae strain F31 chromosome 1, whole genome shotgun sequence genomic DNA:
GCGCAAGGCAGAATCGGGAGAGGATGTTGACATGGAGGAGTCTGAGTTCAGTCGAGCCCATGACGACGGAGGAACGACACCCCAGGTGACAGTTGAGCTACCTGAAAGTAATGATGACAAGATGGAAGTAGACAATTAGGGCTTCCCACTCGGCTGTTTGTACTATTGATTATATCCTAAGATACCCTCATAAATGAAGGTCCAGAAGCGTTTCCCTttgttttttattaagtgtCTTCTAAGTGGTATCGCAAAGTGTCATCCCTTGGTTCCGATTTATGATTCTATTAAGCATCGACCTGGGTAGCTTTGGCTTTTACCAGCGCCTCCTTGGCCTGCACCACCTGGTCCTCCGGAGCGTTCAGCTCTTCGCTCAAGGCGAGTTgctcctccagcttctcaacagcgaCAGCGATCTTTTGTCGTAGGGGTTCGAATACGGCCTTTGTCTGCTCAAGGGCAGTTTGCTAAGTCGTGTTAGATCGCCTTTCTTGGCCGAATACCAAGGTGATGTTTCAGACTGACCTGCTGTTTAAGCATGAATGAggcattctcatcatcgttTGCGCCGCTatcaatcttctccttcagagctttgaccttggcttcctcttgcTCAACCTCTTTGTGGTATGAAGCCTCCTCTTTGAGGAGTCGGTTGACAGAGCCTGTAGCGATGGCGAGTTGGGAAGGCGGCGGCATGGTGGATTGGTTCGGGATCACTCAACAATCGACTAGATGTTTGGCGAGTTGCGGTGTTTTTATGTACAAGCCTGGTTCCTAGGCAATGAGAAAAGGGGCTTTTGTTTATTCGGGTGCCTGCTCGGTGTCTGATGCCTGGAAAACAAATGGAGAAGCAAGTGAGGTCATGTTGGACGTACGTGGGGTTTAACTAAATGGCGGGGCTCCTCGCATTGACTTTCTACGCGCTTGACCGCGTTGAACAGCTGAAAGTACTTCACTATGGCATCACCGAGGTGCTGAGAACATCTTTAAAGGTCGAGATACAAGCGACCGTTCTTTACTACTTAACTCAACTACTAATGTAATATCCGACAGAACTCATTCATAAGAGAAACTGCTGCACATCCACCTCTGCCGTTTTCCCAAAGAGCTACGATCAATCCATCCAAGTACCGCAAGCCGTGGTATCTCCCGAAACGCCGACAACACCATCTGGGCGGCCCCTGAGTGACTGCCCTAGAATGCTGGAATtcaatagtttatataaccTGACACACGCCATCCATCCAAGTTTTCGTTATGATGCAATAAGCAAAACCAACCGACCTGCCAGATTATGCTGAAACAGCTACTGCGGTTGAAGCAACTGCAGCACGCTCGGGCTCGTTCGGGGCGTCATTGTCTTGAGACATCTCACCACCAGCTTCTCTTTCTGCCCAAGCTCCCCAGAGTCCACGCTTCGCCCTTATCCGGATGTCATCTCCTAGACCAGGACCCTGCTCGACCTTGATAGCATCCTTGGTCGCGAGAACCAGACACTCGAAGAACATTTTGGTAGCATCAGCCTTGGTGGTCTGTTGTCTAGGGCAGAGGTTCTGGAGAAGAACTGCTCTCTGAGTTCGCTTGCTGGGGCTGTCAGCAGCATCGTCACCAAATCGCTCTCGCAATTGGTGCACGACATGCTTCGTGACTTGAGAAACAGGACCGCTCTCAGCAGGATGGACCAGGGCAACAGTCGTATCTTCAAAGCCAGGCATCATGGTTCCTGCATCTTcgtcctccatctcatcatcggcgatgATTTCATGGCGGCTCTCCTCTGGGGGGATACTCATTTCACCGAAAACGCCCTCGAAACCATGTCCAGTGTCTGAACCGACATCGAGCATACGTGGTGACTTGGAAGCGCCGTGGTCACTTTCGACGTCGGCAATGCCACTGTCACGCTTGCGCTTGAGCTCGTTCATGCCACGAGCAGTGTCTAGTGTGAGCATATTGCGAAGCTCTGGGGCCCAGGCCGAGCTTCGGCCTTCCCCCATGATTGATGACACGAATCCTCCGCTTTTTTGCATATCCATCAAAGCCAGCAGAAAGGGGTCACGGGGAAGGAACCCACCCTCCCTTATGATATTGTCACGGTTGGCTTGCTGTTGCTTTATGTGGTTACTCGAGAGAGCGATTTCTTCATCAGGTGTGAGtatcttctgtttcttggcGCGCTGCGCTGGTCGTCGAATAATCTGGTCTTCCTCGTGGTCGGGTTCATAAAGGTCTGTCATCTGGAATCTCGAGTGATCCTGTTCTAGCTGTGCAACCCGGTCTTCGTCGATGTCAGAAAGCGGCGACTCTGAAAttcgaggaggagggtaaGCTGCGATATCATGTACTTGGGAGACATCGTCAGGGTTGAAGTCGAGTGCCATCGGTTCGAGGTCCTCGCCGTCATGAATCTGAACGCGCTCGTCGGGCAGATCTAAAGTCATCGCTCGATCGTCGTCCTTTTGGGGAAAATCAAGCTCTGAATCATCAACCTCGGGACCAGCCGTTGTGCGATCCTCCCTTCGGCCACCTTCGGGCTCAAGACCTGTCccttcaaggccaagatcatcaagaccaaAATCCAATTCCAGATCAATATTCCCCATCGGTGCAATCAT
This region includes:
- a CDS encoding hypothetical protein (EggNog:ENOG41~BUSCO:EOG0926115V) — protein: MFYSETLLNKSGPLARVWLSANLERKLSKNHILQSNVKDSVDAILMPNQAPMALRLSSQLLLGVVRIYQRKTRYLLDDCNEAMMKIKMAFRSSGNNDMAVNLQIPNREALTLPDRITPYDNFELPPPPDANWLLSQVEDVTAAPIGRKGRASQRDINLQEDYDNSQFLNDGMGMEDDMIAPMGNIDLELDFGLDDLGLEGTGLEPEGGRREDRTTAGPEVDDSELDFPQKDDDRAMTLDLPDERVQIHDGEDLEPMALDFNPDDVSQVHDIAAYPPPRISESPLSDIDEDRVAQLEQDHSRFQMTDLYEPDHEEDQIIRRPAQRAKKQKILTPDEEIALSSNHIKQQQANRDNIIREGGFLPRDPFLLALMDMQKSGGFVSSIMGEGRSSAWAPELRNMLTLDTARGMNELKRKRDSGIADVESDHGASKSPRMLDVGSDTGHGFEGVFGEMSIPPEESRHEIIADDEMEDEDAGTMMPGFEDTTVALVHPAESGPVSQVTKHVVHQLRERFGDDAADSPSKRTQRAVLLQNLCPRQQTTKADATKMFFECLVLATKDAIKVEQGPGLGDDIRIRAKRGLWGAWAEREAGGEMSQDNDAPNEPERAAVASTAVAVSA